A genomic segment from Paenibacillus sp. FSL K6-1096 encodes:
- a CDS encoding family 43 glycosylhydrolase, which yields MSTNREYNNPLIEQRADPWVYKHTDGYYYFTASVPEYDRIEVRRATSIEGLSEAEPVVVWRKYESGPLSANIWAPEIHYINGKWYIYFAAARTTETKEGLFDHRMYVLENASANPLEGRWTEKGQMKTAWESFALDATTFEHKGIHYYVWAQKDPDIDGNSNLYISAMANGWTLTGPQTMIATPEYPWEVIGFKVNEGAAVLKRGGRIFMTFSASATDHNYCMGLLTADEDSDLLDAASWTKHPEPVFQTCEENGQYGPGHNSFTVDEHGRDVLIYHARNYKEIEGDPLYDPNRHTRAQRLHWKEDGTPDFGVPVKDGRDRSDH from the coding sequence ATGAGTACCAATAGAGAATATAACAATCCGCTGATTGAGCAGCGCGCCGATCCATGGGTATACAAGCATACTGACGGCTATTATTATTTCACGGCTTCTGTGCCGGAATATGACCGGATTGAAGTGCGCAGAGCTACAAGTATAGAAGGCTTAAGCGAAGCTGAACCGGTGGTCGTCTGGCGCAAATACGAGAGCGGTCCGCTCAGCGCCAACATCTGGGCACCTGAAATTCATTATATAAACGGCAAATGGTACATCTATTTCGCCGCCGCGCGGACTACGGAGACGAAGGAGGGGCTGTTCGACCACCGCATGTATGTGCTGGAGAACGCTTCGGCGAACCCGCTGGAAGGCCGGTGGACAGAGAAGGGCCAGATGAAGACGGCTTGGGAATCCTTCGCCCTGGATGCCACCACCTTCGAGCATAAGGGTATACACTATTATGTATGGGCGCAAAAGGACCCTGATATCGACGGGAACTCCAACCTGTATATCTCGGCCATGGCAAATGGCTGGACGCTCACCGGTCCGCAGACGATGATTGCTACCCCCGAATATCCGTGGGAGGTGATCGGCTTCAAGGTGAATGAAGGCGCTGCGGTGCTGAAGCGGGGCGGGCGGATTTTCATGACCTTCTCGGCCAGCGCCACCGACCATAATTATTGTATGGGACTGCTCACTGCCGATGAGGACAGCGACCTGCTGGACGCGGCCTCCTGGACCAAGCATCCCGAGCCGGTCTTCCAGACCTGTGAGGAGAACGGGCAATACGGCCCGGGGCATAACAGCTTCACGGTGGATGAGCACGGCCGGGATGTGCTGATCTATCACGCCCGCAATTATAAGGAGATCGAGGGAGATCCGCTCTATGACCCGAACCGCCATACCCGGGCCCAGCGCCTGCACTGGAAAGAAGACGGGACGCCGGACTTCGGGGTGCCGGTGAAGGATGGCCGGGACAGGTCAGATCATTAA
- a CDS encoding RNA polymerase sigma factor, whose amino-acid sequence MDEIDLDLQQMIPDILNGNTARFEQIMQRYQRRIFSYCYHMLGQYTEAEDCTQEVFLKTFRKLDQYNPERPFEAWLYAIASNCCIDMIRKRRLSKYLPILYRSDEHHRPVDQAIEDTYYNEHVLRAMSKLTPEERSLLILRCVEDKDYKEIAEIMQQNSSSLRKKFERTAAKFRKYHAHIPGGRSDGSRQPQSRPQNHIS is encoded by the coding sequence ATGGATGAGATAGACCTGGACCTGCAGCAGATGATCCCGGATATCCTCAATGGCAATACAGCCCGGTTTGAACAGATTATGCAACGGTATCAGAGGCGGATTTTCTCGTATTGCTACCACATGTTAGGTCAATATACAGAAGCGGAGGACTGTACGCAGGAGGTATTCCTTAAGACCTTCCGCAAGCTGGACCAATACAACCCGGAGAGGCCGTTTGAAGCCTGGTTGTACGCTATAGCCTCTAATTGCTGTATCGACATGATCCGCAAGCGAAGGTTAAGCAAATATCTTCCGATCCTGTACCGGAGCGATGAACATCACCGGCCTGTAGATCAAGCCATTGAGGATACCTATTACAATGAGCATGTGCTGCGGGCGATGTCCAAATTGACACCGGAGGAACGAAGTCTGCTGATTCTGCGCTGTGTGGAGGATAAGGATTATAAGGAAATTGCAGAAATTATGCAGCAAAACAGCAGCAGTCTCCGCAAGAAATTTGAACGCACGGCTGCCAAATTCAGAAAGTATCATGCTCATATTCCAGGAGGGCGATCGGATGGATCACGACAACCGCAATCAAGACCTCAGAACCATATTTCATAA
- a CDS encoding DUF4179 domain-containing protein, whose product MRTIEERLQEHQQTMTPSELEGRLRKALEQAPVRRRSRAGQARTWIATAAAALLLTVGVYQYPALAYYGGKLFNQTELYTLGFAGVAEHGYGQAVNKSKTLENGIVFTINGLIADDNALLMYYSITPPPGEVFDEERSPLPSLYALGRITGFLTNSSPTGGGGNYSKDKTRFDGIYKFEPVSPFARNLTLTIYSYQGEGKPAVSKLSFNFDASKAMKSILVADIHQAVPVDQGTVYYDTITASPTSTIVKGHYEMDNGEHPRFSAVTKLYVNGTETNHLSMRSGVNEKTGVAEFQIEYDVLPTDKPQRMELVLDNFSGYQKVGQPISLASPSDRSVQVGQEKLWIRSVTRTKSGYDVVIAGKQFTILDKDNLAVQAGGKTVPVSSISDSRQWDLKNGNILWERTYSFPTDEQPQSLQMDGFHYIKFYRETIQVPVGGK is encoded by the coding sequence ATGAGAACGATCGAGGAGAGATTACAGGAGCATCAGCAGACCATGACGCCGTCAGAACTTGAAGGAAGATTGCGGAAGGCGCTGGAGCAGGCTCCGGTCAGACGGAGATCACGGGCGGGACAAGCGCGGACCTGGATAGCTACAGCCGCCGCAGCCCTGCTGCTGACGGTGGGCGTTTATCAGTATCCGGCGCTGGCTTATTACGGCGGGAAGCTGTTTAACCAGACTGAGCTATATACGCTTGGATTCGCCGGTGTCGCGGAACATGGCTACGGACAAGCCGTTAACAAAAGTAAGACGCTGGAGAACGGGATTGTATTCACGATTAACGGACTGATTGCCGACGATAATGCACTGCTGATGTATTACAGCATTACCCCGCCGCCGGGAGAGGTGTTCGATGAGGAGCGTTCACCGCTGCCGTCACTTTATGCATTAGGCCGTATTACAGGATTCTTGACGAACTCTTCACCGACAGGAGGCGGCGGCAATTACAGCAAGGACAAAACCCGGTTTGATGGAATTTACAAATTCGAGCCGGTCAGTCCGTTCGCCAGAAATCTGACCCTTACTATATACAGCTATCAGGGCGAAGGCAAGCCTGCTGTGTCCAAGCTCTCCTTTAATTTTGACGCCAGTAAAGCCATGAAAAGCATCCTGGTCGCCGATATTCATCAAGCTGTTCCGGTGGATCAGGGAACCGTCTACTATGATACAATTACCGCTTCCCCTACCTCAACCATTGTGAAGGGACATTATGAGATGGATAACGGGGAGCATCCGCGATTCTCTGCTGTAACCAAGCTGTATGTTAATGGAACGGAAACGAATCACCTGTCCATGCGGTCGGGTGTCAATGAGAAAACAGGAGTAGCGGAGTTCCAGATTGAATATGATGTACTGCCAACAGACAAGCCGCAGCGTATGGAGCTGGTATTGGATAACTTTAGCGGCTACCAGAAGGTCGGGCAGCCGATCTCCCTGGCCTCCCCCTCGGACCGTTCTGTTCAAGTGGGCCAGGAGAAGCTCTGGATTCGCAGTGTCACCCGTACCAAGAGCGGCTATGATGTTGTGATTGCCGGCAAGCAATTCACGATACTGGACAAGGATAATTTAGCGGTTCAGGCTGGAGGAAAGACCGTACCTGTATCCTCTATCTCCGATTCAAGGCAATGGGACCTTAAGAACGGCAATATCCTGTGGGAGAGAACGTATTCCTTCCCGACAGACGAGCAGCCTCAATCCCTGCAAATGGACGGTTTCCACTATATCAAGTTCTATAGAGAAACCATTCAGGTCCCTGTAGGGGGCAAATAA
- a CDS encoding sigma-70 family RNA polymerase sigma factor, protein MNISRLVRAAQRGNKEALLELILAEQDAYYRLAYSYMGNEHDAMDVMEDMIVTLYEKVGQLQKRESFYSWSKTILVNRCKTVLRRQNRFEPLAADEAPEPAMEAWTAANPYSNTESEADLSVLLARLNPRQREAIELRYVHDLPYQTIADITEAPVGTIKSRISQGLQKLKAMIGGDRYENDRGEITGASADHDAVRT, encoded by the coding sequence ATGAATATAAGCCGTCTTGTCAGAGCAGCACAGCGCGGCAACAAAGAGGCATTACTGGAACTTATTCTGGCTGAACAGGATGCTTATTATCGTCTCGCCTACAGTTATATGGGCAATGAGCATGATGCGATGGATGTCATGGAGGATATGATCGTCACCCTCTATGAGAAGGTTGGGCAACTCCAGAAGCGCGAGTCCTTCTACAGCTGGAGCAAGACCATTCTGGTCAACCGCTGCAAAACCGTCCTCCGCCGGCAGAACCGGTTCGAGCCGCTTGCGGCGGACGAAGCCCCCGAGCCTGCCATGGAGGCATGGACCGCGGCTAACCCGTACAGCAACACCGAGTCTGAAGCGGACCTGTCGGTCCTGCTCGCCCGGTTAAATCCCCGGCAGCGGGAGGCGATTGAGCTGCGTTATGTCCATGACCTGCCTTATCAGACTATTGCCGATATCACCGAAGCGCCGGTGGGCACCATCAAGTCCAGAATCTCACAAGGCCTGCAGAAACTAAAAGCTATGATCGGAGGTGACCGTTATGAGAACGATCGAGGAGAGATTACAGGAGCATCAGCAGACCATGACGCCGTCAGAACTTGA
- a CDS encoding AraC family transcriptional regulator: MTAFELTLEQPVTLEMTGKFVAPSAEWVHLSRILQDYELIVMTEGVLYLAGDNQKFTVSKGEYLLLPPLTRQYGYKPSDCSFYWLHYQAADGSLAKTNPPQPGGAEDPVIHLPQYGTLRNLEKIIVMMKQLQDSVRSYNHTVLNNYMSTVILCELYNQTRNAGADPSRRTKQEQLYNDIVDYIKWSRSEHIKVSQIAAYFGYNEKYLSHLFTVISGISLKQYILQQKMELAKFLLTDTNQNVSEVSQQLGYKDCHNFMKSFKKIVGLTPTEFRNAYAKRLLFYK; the protein is encoded by the coding sequence ATGACTGCATTCGAGCTGACGCTGGAGCAGCCGGTAACCCTGGAGATGACCGGAAAATTCGTTGCCCCCTCTGCGGAGTGGGTTCACTTAAGCCGGATTCTGCAGGACTATGAGCTGATCGTCATGACGGAGGGCGTGCTCTACCTGGCGGGTGACAACCAGAAGTTCACAGTCTCCAAGGGTGAATACCTGCTGCTTCCCCCGCTGACCCGGCAATACGGGTACAAGCCCTCGGATTGCAGCTTCTATTGGCTGCATTATCAGGCTGCGGACGGCAGCCTGGCGAAGACGAATCCTCCCCAGCCCGGCGGTGCAGAGGACCCGGTGATTCACCTGCCCCAATATGGAACCTTGCGCAATCTGGAGAAGATCATCGTCATGATGAAGCAATTGCAGGATTCGGTGCGGAGCTATAACCACACGGTCCTTAACAACTATATGTCCACGGTTATCCTGTGCGAGCTGTACAACCAGACCCGTAACGCCGGGGCCGATCCGTCCCGGAGAACGAAGCAGGAGCAGCTCTACAACGACATCGTGGACTATATTAAATGGAGCCGCAGCGAGCATATCAAGGTGTCGCAGATCGCCGCCTATTTCGGCTACAATGAGAAGTATCTCTCCCATCTGTTCACCGTCATCTCCGGGATCTCCCTGAAACAATATATTCTGCAGCAGAAGATGGAGCTGGCCAAGTTCCTGCTGACCGACACCAACCAGAATGTCAGTGAGGTCTCGCAGCAGCTCGGCTACAAGGATTGCCACAATTTCATGAAATCGTTCAAAAAAATCGTCGGCCTCACCCCTACCGAATTCCGCAACGCTTATGCGAAGCGGCTGCTGTTCTATAAATGA
- a CDS encoding beta-L-arabinofuranosidase domain-containing protein gives MTITPQPHPAVPAPDKPLYQDYRLDQVSISDPYIVNAFAREINYLTSYDPDRLLAGFRENRGLPPKGEKYPGWENTEIRGHTLGHYLSALSQAYAATRGDALALRLKYLLEELALCQHESGYLSAFGEQLFDNVENKQPAWVPWYTMHKIIAGLTAAYSATGSKTAYTVADRLGDWVYRRTSSWTEEIHKRVLAVEYGGMNDCLYELYKLTGKAEHLSAAHSFDELSLFTPVREGRDILKGKHANTTIPKFLGALNRYRTLGESEVFYLEAAKQFWDMVVYHHSYITGGNSEWEHFGDPDMLDRERSNFTAETCNTYNMLKLTRELFKITGEARYANFYENTYLNAIVSSQHPHTGMTMYFQPMATGYFKVYSSPFEHFWCCTGTGMESFTKLNDSLYFHDAASIVVNQYISSTLDSEEHGLRLTQAANLPYSDTIQFTVKTLEPQITALELKLRLPDWLAGEPELLLDGEPAGAAVDADYLVIRRVWEDGDTFQLRLPMKLTFFNLPDARQVVAFKYGPVVLSAALGQDDLSVSATGVAVSVPTRNMLVKDFITTLNESPETWLSLLPDRMVRLPQEELAFALRGTDEDERLIFTPHYKQHQERYGLYWRLVEADSAELQEHILQGKLRQRVEDATLDSLPVGNDQYELEHGIGGENTSVATWDGYNIRKAEQGGWFSYRMKVAPRTDNYLSVTYFSGNNGREIAIYVDGEQIASETLYTDKPRSFYGRQYLIPAGMVSGKTEVEVRFVVPGRENGIFDLLRMMTGYDHSAGLSQLTFSEGRLTTSFSGGVTAYTLTVPHSTDHVQMNVTPAHKNALVYVDGILIEDSLPRGIRLAQSSTELKLTVKAEDHLTAQEYAVTIVQEQ, from the coding sequence GTGACAATTACACCCCAGCCGCACCCAGCGGTCCCTGCACCAGACAAGCCGCTCTATCAGGATTACCGCCTGGACCAGGTCTCCATATCCGATCCTTATATCGTTAACGCCTTCGCCAGAGAAATCAATTATCTCACCAGCTATGACCCTGACCGCCTGCTCGCAGGCTTCCGCGAGAACCGGGGCTTGCCGCCGAAGGGCGAGAAATATCCCGGCTGGGAGAATACCGAGATCCGCGGCCATACGCTGGGCCATTATCTGTCGGCGCTGTCGCAGGCTTATGCCGCCACCCGGGGTGATGCGCTTGCGCTGAGACTGAAGTACCTGCTGGAAGAGCTGGCGCTGTGCCAGCATGAGAGCGGTTACTTGTCCGCCTTCGGCGAGCAGCTGTTCGACAACGTTGAGAATAAGCAGCCGGCCTGGGTGCCGTGGTACACGATGCACAAGATTATCGCCGGGCTGACGGCCGCGTATTCGGCTACGGGCAGCAAGACCGCTTATACTGTGGCGGACCGGCTCGGGGATTGGGTCTACCGCCGCACCTCCTCCTGGACGGAAGAGATCCATAAGCGCGTCTTAGCTGTTGAATATGGCGGAATGAATGACTGCCTCTATGAGCTGTACAAGCTAACCGGCAAAGCGGAGCATCTGAGCGCTGCCCACAGCTTCGATGAGCTGAGCTTGTTCACGCCTGTCCGTGAGGGCAGGGATATCCTCAAAGGCAAGCACGCCAACACCACCATACCGAAGTTCCTCGGCGCGCTGAACCGTTACCGGACGCTTGGGGAGAGTGAAGTCTTTTATCTGGAGGCAGCTAAGCAGTTCTGGGATATGGTAGTCTATCATCACAGCTACATCACCGGCGGCAACAGCGAATGGGAGCATTTCGGCGACCCGGATATGCTGGACCGGGAGCGGTCCAACTTCACGGCGGAGACCTGCAACACCTACAATATGCTCAAGCTGACCCGCGAGCTGTTCAAAATCACCGGGGAAGCCCGCTACGCCAACTTCTACGAGAACACGTACCTGAACGCGATTGTGTCGTCCCAGCATCCGCATACGGGGATGACGATGTATTTTCAGCCGATGGCGACGGGGTATTTCAAGGTGTACAGCTCCCCATTCGAGCATTTCTGGTGCTGCACCGGGACCGGCATGGAGAGCTTCACCAAGCTGAATGACAGCCTGTACTTCCATGATGCCGCCAGCATTGTGGTCAATCAGTATATAAGCTCGACCCTGGATTCTGAAGAGCACGGCCTGAGGCTGACACAGGCGGCTAATCTGCCGTATAGCGATACTATACAATTCACTGTGAAGACGCTGGAGCCTCAGATCACAGCCCTTGAGCTGAAGCTTCGTCTGCCGGACTGGCTGGCCGGTGAGCCGGAGCTGCTCTTAGACGGGGAGCCTGCGGGCGCCGCCGTGGACGCGGATTATCTGGTCATCCGCAGAGTGTGGGAAGACGGCGATACGTTCCAGCTCCGGCTGCCGATGAAGCTTACCTTCTTCAACCTGCCGGATGCCCGCCAGGTCGTGGCCTTCAAATACGGCCCGGTGGTGCTGAGCGCCGCTCTGGGACAGGATGATCTGTCCGTGTCGGCCACAGGTGTAGCGGTAAGTGTTCCGACCCGCAACATGCTGGTGAAGGACTTCATCACCACGCTGAACGAGAGCCCGGAGACCTGGCTGTCGCTGCTTCCGGACCGCATGGTACGGCTGCCGCAGGAGGAGCTGGCCTTCGCGCTGCGGGGAACCGATGAAGACGAACGGCTGATCTTCACTCCGCACTACAAGCAGCATCAGGAGCGGTACGGGCTGTACTGGCGGCTGGTGGAGGCCGATTCGGCCGAGCTGCAGGAGCATATCCTGCAAGGCAAGCTCCGGCAGCGTGTGGAGGATGCCACCCTGGACAGCCTGCCTGTCGGCAACGACCAGTATGAGCTGGAGCATGGCATCGGGGGCGAGAATACGTCGGTGGCTACATGGGACGGCTACAATATCCGCAAGGCAGAGCAGGGCGGCTGGTTCAGCTACCGGATGAAGGTGGCCCCGCGCACGGACAATTACCTCTCGGTCACCTATTTCTCGGGAAATAACGGCAGGGAGATTGCAATATACGTAGACGGTGAACAGATTGCCAGTGAAACACTGTATACCGATAAGCCGCGCAGCTTCTATGGCCGACAGTATCTGATCCCGGCTGGTATGGTCAGCGGCAAGACCGAAGTGGAGGTCCGGTTCGTGGTTCCGGGACGGGAGAACGGCATCTTCGATCTGCTGCGCATGATGACCGGCTATGATCACAGCGCAGGGCTAAGCCAGCTTACCTTCAGCGAAGGCAGGCTAACCACCTCCTTCAGCGGCGGAGTAACCGCCTATACCTTAACCGTTCCGCACAGCACGGACCATGTACAGATGAATGTGACGCCGGCCCACAAGAATGCCCTGGTCTATGTGGACGGAATTCTGATTGAGGACTCGCTCCCGCGCGGGATCAGGCTGGCGCAGAGCAGCACGGAGCTGAAGCTCACGGTGAAGGCAGAGGATCATCTCACGGCGCAGGAGTATGCGGTTACCATTGTGCAAGAGCAGTAA
- a CDS encoding YhgE/Pip domain-containing protein, with product MTGIWQIYKRDWLRLFKNPVALLLICALVLLPSVYDWVNVAAVWDPYSNTSGIAVAVASLDQGAEVKGKQFNIGSEVLSSLKNNKQLGWRFTDTKEAAAGVRREEYYASIVIPADFSRRMTGILNGKLEKAEIEYTVNEKMNAIAPKITGKGASGITAQITEHFTETLSGTVLDALRKIDEDFRSELPVIRRVEAGLFRLEAELPKLAEAGRLVLKLRRDWPEIASSAGRVAGLTAKLPEVEQAGQLAEAIDGYWPHITAAAAHLDQLREHLPGLEDAARLVTGLDTDFGQVDALLDRMSARLAQARAVLEAAAQALPAAGLRSAGSRLGPELQQFLASSGPAFSAVPEVLQQNLYLLQQAGDAAVQWTAQLNAAPPESLQPLAARLLPLAAARLSAASGGLPTRRSCSPP from the coding sequence TTGACAGGAATCTGGCAAATTTATAAGCGGGACTGGCTAAGATTGTTCAAAAATCCTGTAGCCCTGCTGCTGATCTGCGCGCTGGTCCTGCTGCCCTCTGTCTATGACTGGGTGAACGTGGCGGCGGTATGGGACCCGTACAGCAATACCTCAGGCATCGCTGTTGCTGTGGCGAGTCTCGACCAGGGGGCGGAGGTGAAGGGGAAGCAGTTCAATATCGGCTCTGAGGTGCTGAGCAGTCTGAAGAACAATAAGCAGCTGGGGTGGCGCTTTACGGATACGAAGGAGGCGGCGGCAGGGGTGCGGCGGGAGGAATACTATGCGAGCATTGTGATCCCGGCGGATTTCTCCAGGCGGATGACCGGAATTCTGAATGGGAAGCTGGAGAAGGCAGAGATCGAATACACGGTGAATGAGAAAATGAATGCCATCGCCCCCAAAATCACCGGCAAAGGGGCCTCCGGCATCACCGCGCAAATTACGGAGCATTTCACCGAGACGCTCAGCGGCACGGTTCTGGATGCCCTGCGGAAGATCGATGAGGATTTCAGGTCCGAGCTGCCGGTCATCCGCCGGGTGGAGGCCGGATTGTTCAGGCTGGAGGCGGAGCTGCCAAAGCTTGCAGAGGCGGGGCGGCTGGTGCTGAAGCTCCGCCGGGACTGGCCGGAGATCGCCTCCTCGGCCGGGCGGGTTGCCGGTCTGACGGCAAAGCTGCCGGAGGTGGAGCAGGCCGGACAGCTGGCCGAAGCGATTGACGGCTACTGGCCGCATATTACCGCTGCCGCCGCGCATCTGGACCAGCTGCGGGAACACCTGCCGGGGCTTGAGGATGCCGCCCGGCTTGTCACCGGGCTGGATACGGACTTTGGGCAGGTGGACGCCTTGCTGGACCGGATGTCCGCACGGCTGGCGCAGGCCCGGGCCGTCCTGGAGGCGGCGGCCCAGGCCCTTCCGGCGGCCGGGCTGCGCAGCGCCGGCAGCCGCTTGGGGCCGGAGCTGCAGCAGTTCCTGGCCAGCAGCGGCCCGGCCTTCTCGGCAGTCCCTGAAGTGCTGCAGCAGAATCTGTATCTGCTGCAGCAGGCCGGGGACGCCGCCGTGCAGTGGACGGCGCAGCTGAACGCAGCGCCGCCGGAGTCCCTGCAGCCGCTGGCTGCGCGGCTGCTTCCGCTTGCGGCGGCACGGCTCTCAGCCGCAAGCGGGGGCTTGCCCACACGGCGGAGCTGCTCGCCGCCGTGA
- a CDS encoding YhgE/Pip domain-containing protein, whose protein sequence is MTAVRHGAQTLRGIKQEANLEEIAQLLSGDIRGQSDFLANPVVLKQQTLYPIPNYGSAMTPFYVVLSLWVGGTLMVSLLRTSVDTGGRSYRGYQLYLGRLGTFLTIGILQALVAVLGNIFLLGGYVADPVWFVLSAVLISIVFVTVIFTLVSVFGSIGKGIAIVFMVLQFSSSGGTFPVSTTGHFFQALNPFMPFTYAISLLREAVGGLLPEIAVRDVLLLILFGLLALLLGLTLRKPLEGIIRRTAAKVEESKLIT, encoded by the coding sequence ATGACTGCGGTCCGTCACGGCGCACAGACGCTCCGCGGAATCAAACAGGAGGCCAACCTGGAGGAGATTGCCCAGCTGCTAAGCGGCGATATCCGGGGACAGAGCGATTTTTTGGCGAATCCGGTGGTGCTGAAGCAGCAGACCTTGTATCCGATTCCCAACTACGGCTCAGCGATGACGCCTTTTTATGTGGTGCTGTCGTTATGGGTGGGAGGCACGCTGATGGTCTCGCTGCTGCGCACCAGTGTAGATACCGGAGGACGAAGCTACCGGGGCTATCAGCTCTATCTCGGGCGTCTGGGCACCTTTCTTACGATCGGCATCCTGCAGGCATTGGTGGCGGTGCTAGGAAATATCTTCCTGCTGGGCGGTTATGTGGCCGACCCGGTGTGGTTCGTTCTGTCCGCTGTGCTGATCAGCATAGTATTCGTCACGGTTATTTTCACGCTGGTCTCGGTTTTCGGCAGCATCGGCAAAGGGATCGCCATTGTCTTCATGGTCCTGCAGTTCTCCAGCTCGGGCGGCACCTTTCCGGTCAGCACGACCGGGCATTTCTTCCAGGCACTGAATCCGTTCATGCCCTTCACCTATGCGATCAGCCTGCTCCGCGAGGCGGTGGGCGGCCTGCTGCCCGAGATTGCGGTTCGTGATGTGCTGCTGCTGATCCTGTTCGGTCTGCTGGCGCTGCTTCTGGGTCTGACTTTGCGCAAGCCGCTGGAGGGCATCATCCGCAGAACCGCCGCGAAGGTAGAGGAGTCGAAGCTGATTACTTAA
- a CDS encoding helix-turn-helix transcriptional regulator — protein sequence MQHKSTIQAELAAFLKNEGRTINQFAGISGVNSGTLSSIINGNRPIAMQQLDRITAGMGLPEGSFYELYIDECVVHSTPDWRRLGPFLQRCAELDKLECIRQVVQIIMDNVTYAPLLFDTAEEFYRQGKLQAAALLYEGVADSEKYQHSERLALCQYRLFTIRTGQSPEADFRAATRFEYFVERLEETDQLGALQQLAGIYFSLGHLEKAGLLAEQLYHKASIQYGIRYHRARKQKEQKEPPRPLCFYILYAYWLQSKVYEEAGDYGQAMEYVGKYTDMSWIVETSAEVQEITEQFRRRGAVSACLYRLMSGEQDRLAEYVSYIGSEELGLIAGLLHAVQAVNRFHWQADGLIVRFQPQLAQVQAAFGHGKPVPDPAGTDTPDRFPELLYELAVYYLDTDRTEQGLQALFQSLEASAALGSVACVIRCVRLFEQFRPLASAADQERYKQLINKVQVAHAEKSVNTQDRL from the coding sequence TTGCAACATAAGTCTACAATTCAGGCAGAACTGGCTGCTTTTCTTAAAAATGAGGGCCGGACGATTAATCAGTTTGCAGGGATCTCCGGTGTGAATTCGGGAACGCTCAGCAGCATTATTAATGGCAACCGTCCGATTGCCATGCAGCAGCTTGACCGGATTACCGCCGGAATGGGGCTTCCTGAAGGATCATTTTATGAGCTGTATATAGATGAATGTGTCGTTCATTCCACGCCGGACTGGCGGCGTCTGGGGCCTTTCCTCCAGCGCTGTGCGGAGCTGGACAAGCTGGAGTGCATCCGGCAGGTGGTTCAGATCATTATGGATAATGTTACATATGCCCCGCTGCTGTTCGATACGGCGGAGGAATTCTACAGACAGGGCAAGCTTCAGGCGGCGGCACTCCTCTATGAAGGGGTGGCCGACAGCGAGAAATACCAGCATTCGGAACGCCTGGCTCTATGCCAGTACCGGCTGTTCACGATTCGGACCGGGCAGAGCCCGGAGGCTGACTTCCGCGCGGCTACCCGGTTCGAATATTTCGTGGAGCGCCTGGAGGAGACCGATCAGCTCGGGGCGCTGCAGCAGCTTGCCGGAATCTATTTCTCCCTCGGCCACTTGGAGAAGGCGGGGCTGCTGGCCGAGCAGCTGTATCATAAGGCTTCGATCCAGTACGGGATCAGATATCACCGGGCCCGCAAGCAGAAGGAGCAGAAGGAGCCGCCGAGGCCACTCTGCTTCTATATCCTGTATGCGTACTGGCTGCAGTCTAAGGTATATGAGGAAGCGGGAGATTACGGGCAGGCGATGGAGTATGTGGGCAAGTATACGGACATGAGCTGGATTGTCGAGACCTCCGCTGAGGTTCAGGAGATCACAGAGCAGTTCAGGAGACGGGGGGCCGTCTCGGCCTGTCTGTACCGGCTGATGAGCGGGGAGCAGGACCGGCTTGCGGAATATGTGAGTTACATCGGCAGTGAAGAGCTGGGGCTGATTGCCGGGCTGCTTCATGCAGTCCAAGCCGTCAACCGCTTCCATTGGCAGGCGGACGGGCTGATCGTGCGGTTCCAGCCGCAGCTTGCCCAGGTGCAGGCTGCCTTCGGGCATGGAAAGCCGGTCCCTGACCCGGCGGGGACGGACACTCCGGACAGATTCCCGGAGCTGCTCTACGAGCTGGCAGTGTATTATTTAGATACGGACCGGACGGAGCAGGGGCTCCAGGCACTGTTCCAGAGTCTGGAGGCTTCCGCCGCGCTGGGCAGTGTGGCCTGTGTGATCCGCTGCGTCCGTCTGTTCGAGCAGTTCCGGCCACTGGCCTCTGCCGCTGATCAGGAGCGATACAAGCAGCTCATCAATAAAGTGCAGGTTGCCCATGCAGAAAAATCGGTTAACACGCAAGACCGGTTGTAG